A window from Dysidea avara chromosome 2, odDysAvar1.4, whole genome shotgun sequence encodes these proteins:
- the LOC136248165 gene encoding probable outer membrane protein pmp6, translated as MYFEKRVFISFKNNSAKSRGGALYSISSSVILFGEHSVLAFEGNKAGLQGGAIYCENCIASFEENSKVNFSSNMALKHGGAICSFNHSVLLFDGKSAVAFTDNIAKIGGAVYSEEHAVVSFDENTTVIFNSSASEFGGAAVSCNQHCNVVFNGSSTVMFINNKADMYGGAILSSGDSGVVFQGNAHVIFKDNKANLGRAMNYFDHSEISFHGTANVTFTDNIGSEGGAIVSGHNSSASFGGNATVTFVRNHAKKIGGALCFHDYFNVTFTQYSYVKFIDNRANYGSAVYCITHCNVFFNGNSNVTFGNNSVQYERTMYSWHYSAISFGGNSNVIFTDNRATHGGAIMAALYCDVSFYGRSAAMFSNNSAKNGGALRSEQHSNISFSGNTNITFKNNNATYHGGVISSRDSSSIKFDKNTTVTYDGNKAGEKGGVIHSNDNCGLIFHGNSKVTFNDNYARFGRVILSSGDTETSFTGNTTVTFNSNKANMGGSIYCENNCNILFNRYSKVTFDGNIASNGGGTNVKFINNKAMDGGAINSQQSHIKFAKDSVTRFAYNLATRSGGAIYLNDNFSMTFDNECDVMFHYNNATHYGGAIYGELKLTNKSKILSNTSSVNFNINTAFVGEDVYMHIEASCDETCLNSIVGLNVTHYYPPRNLALYKPATCINTTNTFNNCQSYFISNIMLGQTIKINACVLSFYDQPAGGVDFVVTGESQHHKLDGTRFVPIACTLFEGISVVGKKVSDETNFSMSITSYTNNEVEISVKLIAELSPCHHAHQLSKEVTGLVLFMVKQQ; from the exons ATGTATTTTGAGAAAAGAGTATTCATTTCCTTTAAAAATAATAGTGCAAAATCCCGTGGTGGTGCACTCTACTCAATTAGCAGTTCCGTTATACTATTTGGTGAACACTCAGTACTTGCATTTGAAGGTAATAAAGCTGGTCTCCAAGGGGGAGCTATATACTGTGAAAACTGTATTGCCTCATTTGAAGAAAACTCAAAAGTGAATTTTTCCAGCAACATGGCATTAAAGCATGGTGGAGCTATCTGTTCTTTTAATCATTCTGTTTTGTTATTTGATGGAAAATCAGCAGTAGCATTTACTGACAACATTGCTAAAattggaggagctgtatactcTGAAGAGCATGCTGTAGTATCGTTTGATGAAAACACAACAGTGATCTTTAATAGTTCTGCCAGTGAATTTGGAGGAGCTGCAGTTTCCTGTAATCAACATTGTAATGTTGTTTTTAATGGGAGCTCGACAGTAATGTTCATTAACAACAAAGCAGACATGTATGGAGGAGCAATCCTCTCCAGTGGTGACTCTGGTGTAGTGTTTCAGGGTAATGCACATGTGATATTTAAGGATAACAAAGCAAATCTTGGACGAGCTATGAATTATTTTGATCATTCTGAAATTTCATTTCATGGGACTGCAAATGTAACATTTACAGACAACATTGGTAGTGAAGGAGGAGCTATAGTGTCTGGTCATAATTCCAGCGCATCATTTGGTGGAAATGCTACAGTGACATTTGTAAGGAATCATGCTAAAAAAATTGGAGGAGCCTTATGTTTCCATGACTACTTCAATGTCACTTTTACACAGTATTCATATGTAAAATTCATTGACAACAGAGCTAACTATGGCAGTGCTGTGTATTGCATAACTCACTGTAATGTGTTCTTTAATGGAAACTCAAATGTGACATTTGGTAACAACAGTGTTCAATATGAAAGGACTATGTATTCTTGGCATTATTCAGCTATATCATTTGGAGGAAATTCAAACGTGATATTTACAGACAACAGAGCTACACATGGAGGAGCCATAATGGCTGCACTATATTGTGATGTATCATTTTATGGAAGATCAGCTGCTATGTTTAGTAACAACAGTGCAAAAAATGGGGGAGCTTTGAGATCTGAACAGCATTCTAATATATCATTCAGTGGAAATACAAACATTACATTCAAAAATAATAATGCTACTTACCATGGAGGAGTAATTAGTTCTCGTGACAGTAGCAGTATCAAATTTGATAAAAACACAACAGTAACTTATGATGGTAACAAAGCTGGTGAAAAAGGAGGTGTTATTCATTCTAATGATAACTGTGGCTTAATATTTCATGGAAACTCAAAAGTGACATTTAATGACAACTATGCAAGGTTTGGTAGAGTGATTTTATCATCAGGTGACACTGAAACATCTTTTACTGGCAACACAACAGTGACATTTAACAGCAACAAAGCCAATATGGGTGGGAGTATTTACTGTGAAAACAATTGCAACATTTTGTTTAATAGATACTCAAAGGTGACATTTGATGGCAATATAGCATCCAATGGAG GTGGCACAAATGTTAAATTTATAAACAACAAAGCCATGGATGGTGGAGCTATCAATAGTCAACAATCACACATTAAATTTGCTAAGGATTCAGTCACAAGGTTTGCCTATAATTTGGCAACTAGAAGTGGTGGAGCAATTTATCTTAACGACAACTTTTCAATGACATTTGACAATGAATGTGATGTTATGTTTCATTACAACAATGCTACTCACTATGGTGGAGCAATTTATGGTGAACTAAAACTAACCAACAAGAGTAAAATTTTATCCAACACCAGCAGTGTTAATTTTAACATCAACACCGCTTTTGTAGGTGAAGACGTTTACATGCATATTGAAGCATCATGTGATGAAACATGTTTGAATAGCATTGTAGGTTTAAATGTGACACACTATTACCCTCCTCGCAACTTAGCTTTATATAAACCAGCAACCTGTATTAATACTACCAATACATTCAATAATTGTCAGAGTTAttttatatctaatataatgcttGGCCAAACCATTAAAATCAATGCCTGCGTACTTAGTTTTTATGATCAACCTGCTGGAGGAGTGGACTTTGTTGTAACTGGTGAAAGCCAACATCACAAACTTGATGGTACACGATTTGTGCCTATCGCTTGTACTCTGTTTGAGGGAATCAGTGTAGTTGGGAAAAAGGTTTCTGATGAAACAAATTTTTCAATGTCTATCACATCATATACAAATAATGAAGTAGAAATTTCTGTTAAGCTAATAGCAGAACTATCACCATGTCACCATG CACATCAACTATcaaaagaggttactggtttggtaTTGTTTATGGTAAAACAACAGTGA